From the genome of Varibaculum prostatecancerukia, one region includes:
- a CDS encoding ABC transporter permease — MKSYLSLIPISAKAHHRRNRMTLFCIALAVFMVTAVFSMVEMGLRMEQERLSSKHGSISVLDILTSSMGQTLLSVATVLFLLILIAGVLMISSTMSSSVAQRTKFFGMMRCIGMSKQQITQFVRLEALSWCKKAIPIGLALGVVATWILCAALHFIVRGEFSHIPLFGISVLGIASGIILGLTTVLIAAHAPAKCAAKVSPITAVSGNANHEKTTRCASYIRCRKIEAALGINHAITRKKNLFLMTSSFALSIILFLSFSVLVSFVNYLIPQSAATSDIDIASTDGNSIPKELLASIRRMDGVKEVYGRRSAFDIPAKVNGDSHSLSTVDLISYDNFDLQCLKKDSALKTGSDLSKVYGDSDSVLATSDQNSTWKIGDTVQIGEKTLTIAGLLKNDPFSDNGLTNGKLTLITSDDTFVRLTGNEKYSLVLIQTTADATDKDIQTIHNYVGKAYSFQDKRNERTTGTYVAFVFCIYAFLAVIALVTVMNIINSISMSVSARTKQYGMMRAVGMDGQQMTKMIIFEALTYALLGCLSGCVFGLPINKMLYDFLIIQHFPSAVWQFPILSLGIILLFVSLATIAAVYSPTKRIRDMSVTETINEL; from the coding sequence ATGAAAAGTTATCTCAGTCTTATCCCGATCTCAGCCAAAGCGCACCACAGACGAAATCGCATGACACTATTTTGCATTGCTCTTGCAGTGTTTATGGTAACTGCTGTATTTAGCATGGTCGAAATGGGCTTACGAATGGAACAAGAAAGACTGTCTAGTAAGCATGGGAGTATCTCTGTTCTAGATATTCTTACCAGCTCAATGGGACAAACTCTTCTTTCTGTCGCGACTGTTCTGTTTCTGCTAATTTTAATTGCAGGCGTTTTGATGATTTCCAGCACAATGAGTAGTAGCGTCGCACAAAGAACCAAGTTTTTTGGAATGATGCGCTGTATTGGAATGAGTAAACAGCAGATTACACAGTTTGTCCGTTTGGAAGCTTTAAGCTGGTGCAAAAAGGCTATACCTATCGGACTTGCCTTAGGGGTTGTTGCTACATGGATACTATGCGCAGCCTTACACTTTATAGTGAGAGGAGAGTTCTCTCATATTCCTCTTTTTGGCATCAGCGTTTTGGGTATTGCCAGCGGTATTATTTTAGGCCTAACTACTGTACTTATCGCTGCGCATGCTCCGGCAAAATGCGCTGCAAAAGTATCGCCTATTACGGCAGTATCAGGAAATGCAAATCATGAGAAAACAACACGTTGTGCATCATATATAAGATGTAGAAAAATTGAAGCGGCTCTCGGGATTAATCATGCAATCACTAGGAAAAAGAATCTGTTCTTGATGACAAGCTCTTTTGCACTTAGCATCATCTTATTTTTAAGTTTCTCTGTCCTAGTCAGTTTTGTTAACTACCTGATACCTCAGTCAGCTGCCACATCAGATATTGATATCGCAAGCACTGATGGCAATTCTATTCCTAAAGAACTGCTCGCATCTATTCGTAGAATGGATGGGGTCAAGGAAGTTTACGGTCGTCGCAGTGCATTTGATATTCCTGCCAAAGTGAACGGCGATAGTCACTCTCTGAGTACAGTTGATTTGATTTCTTATGATAATTTTGATCTGCAATGTCTGAAAAAAGACAGTGCTTTAAAAACTGGGAGCGATCTATCAAAAGTATATGGAGACAGCGACTCTGTTTTAGCAACATCTGACCAGAACAGCACATGGAAAATCGGCGATACGGTTCAAATTGGAGAGAAAACTCTCACAATAGCTGGATTGTTAAAGAATGATCCATTTAGCGATAACGGATTGACAAACGGAAAACTCACGTTGATTACCTCTGATGATACGTTTGTTCGTCTAACAGGAAATGAAAAGTATTCTCTCGTGTTAATACAGACAACAGCAGATGCTACGGATAAGGATATTCAGACAATCCATAATTATGTAGGTAAGGCATACAGCTTTCAGGATAAGCGCAACGAACGCACCACGGGAACCTATGTAGCTTTTGTCTTTTGTATCTATGCGTTTTTGGCTGTTATTGCACTAGTAACAGTGATGAATATCATCAATAGTATTTCCATGAGCGTATCTGCTCGCACAAAACAGTATGGGATGATGCGTGCAGTAGGAATGGATGGACAGCAAATGACGAAAATGATTATTTTTGAAGCGCTCACTTATGCCCTTTTAGGGTGCCTATCCGGTTGTGTTTTTGGTTTGCCAATTAACAAAATGCTGTACGATTTCCTTATTATTCAGCATTTTCCATCTGCGGTATGGCAATTCCCAATTCTCTCTCTAGGCATCATTCTTTTGTTTGTCTCACTAGCGACAATTGCAGCTGTATATTCCCCGACAAAGCGGATTCGTGATATGTCAGTTACTGAAACGATTAATGAACTATAG